The nucleotide window GGTGGCCTGCGTGGTACCATCGGTACCGACACTTCGCCAGGGAGTGTAAAAAGCGGTATTGTAGGTGGGTTTGTTGGCAATCCACAGCGTGCCGTTCCGAACGACACCAGCGTCGGTATTATAGAAAGGTTTAGTAATCGTGGTTTTTTCCAGCGTAGACATATTAACCGCAAAAGAACTGTATACATTGGTATCGTTGGAAGCCCGCAGGAAGTACGCCATCTGGTCGTCTACATAAAAATGGGTAACCGGGTACACGCTGCCGTTATAAAGATTTATGAAGTTGGTACTTCCATCCGTTACAAGTATGTTGTGAAGCAAATTGTCATTGGTCCGGATAAACATGTAATTGGCAGTTTTGTGAAAGGTAAAATGGTCCTGTTCATTCACACCGTTTCCCGCATTGTCGCCGGAGAAATTGTAAAACACGGAGGTTCCGGCCGCGGTACCGTCAGACTGAAAGATTTCCCTTTGGAAATAGCCGGAGTTTGGTACAAATTCCTGCGTCGCCATGAAATAAATTTTATTCTTGAAAACGGTTCCCATCCGGACTGCGTTTTGGTAGGAGCCCAACAGTTGGGGTACACCTACCTGCAGTTTGTAAAATTTTGCACGTACCGTATTAATTCCGGTGTCCTGTGCCAGGAAATAGTAAGACCCGTTGTAGGCAAGGCCCACATCCCAATATTCATCGGTCATACCGGTTTCATAAGGAAGGTGCACGCCGCTCGCTCCCGCCACAGGCTGGGTTCCGGCCACAGTCCCATCTGACTGCCACAGATAAAGTGAGGTTGCATATACATTGTCTGCACCTTTCCAGAAATAAAATATGTTGCCTACATGTGAAGCCTGATAAGGTCTCTGGTAATTCTGTACCGAAGTCAGATTATGCAGTCCACTGATGTTGATACGCGCATTGGTGACCAGTTTATAGGTATTTGCCGCCGTGCCGTCGGAGTACCAAAGCTCATCATTCTGCAGGAAAGTAACATTGTCATAATAGCTGAATTTAATATACATCCCGTTCGCGCCTTTCTTGAGACTGGCCAGGTACCAAGAAGAAGCATCAGCTGGCTTGGGCATATTGGCCACCTGAAGGGTACCTGCCGCAGTGCCGTCGGTCACAATAAGATCGAAAGAACTGTTGGACCCATTTTTCAGGTAAAACAGTTTGCTGTTCCAGGTATTGTATTCATTCGCAGCAAGTGGAGCCGGAGGATTTAAATTGGCGGGAAGATCCATCACCTTGGTGAACTGTGCATTGGCAAGAATAGTTGCCAATAGGAGCGATACAAATAAAAATGGTTTCATAATCTGTGATTTTAAGGTAAAAAACCCGCCGGAAATTCTCGGCAGGGAAGTAAAATTTAATGTCAGTTTACCGGAATGTTGGTAAAGGTGCC belongs to Chryseobacterium sp. and includes:
- a CDS encoding T9SS type A sorting domain-containing protein, with the protein product MKPFLFVSLLLATILANAQFTKVMDLPANLNPPAPLAANEYNTWNSKLFYLKNGSNSSFDLIVTDGTAAGTLQVANMPKPADASSWYLASLKKGANGMYIKFSYYDNVTFLQNDELWYSDGTAANTYKLVTNARINISGLHNLTSVQNYQRPYQASHVGNIFYFWKGADNVYATSLYLWQSDGTVAGTQPVAGASGVHLPYETGMTDEYWDVGLAYNGSYYFLAQDTGINTVRAKFYKLQVGVPQLLGSYQNAVRMGTVFKNKIYFMATQEFVPNSGYFQREIFQSDGTAAGTSVFYNFSGDNAGNGVNEQDHFTFHKTANYMFIRTNDNLLHNILVTDGSTNFINLYNGSVYPVTHFYVDDQMAYFLRASNDTNVYSSFAVNMSTLEKTTITKPFYNTDAGVVRNGTLWIANKPTYNTAFYTPWRSVGTDGTTQATTNSFSYATNFFRLGTNLYAFSSYLGVLYNALYRFDDNFTFNNSTGDNQWSTPMNWVSKMIPLQFDDAVVPAAFNPVISAPAFANNMTLNSPLNFTGGDLNLNGALNLGAPVTLNTGSINLKGASSQITNGSAANYIVTNSAGTVNVHNLNAARGAVSLPIGTANHYNPITISNSGTPDNFSARVSEGIANTSNGAVNATWDISEGTAGGSNVNLTFGWNAAQQNASFIAAGAKVGHYYNGQWNQENSGSVIGSGPFAITSTGITTFSPFAVMNFGALATAEVRNSSVHVYPNPFSNYLQVETEENGTLTLFDASGKVIDVAMVKKGNNKLEMGVMPAGLYYYALKNLKGGTIASGKLLKN